CTTCCTCCAGATCGGGGCTTTTCATGAGGCTGGTGCCGATGAGCACGGCGTCGAAAAGCCCCTCCAAGGGCTTCAGCTCCTCCCGGCGGGAATAGCCCGACTCCGCCACCAAAACCCCGCCAAAGCCAGCCTCCCGGGCCAAGCGGCCAAGCCTCGGGGCCGTGGTGAGGTCTATCTGCAGGGTGGTGAGGTTCCGGTTGTTGATGCCCACCATCTCCGCCCCCGCCTCGAGGGCCAGCTCCAGCTCCCTTTCCGTGTGCACCTCCACCAGGGCATCCAGGCCAATGCGCCTCGCCTCCTCCAGGTAGACCCCGGTGAGTTCCCCCAAAAGGGCCACGATGAGGAGAACCGCGCTGGCCCCGTAGGCCCTGGCCTCCTTGAGCATGAAGGGATCCACCACGAAGTCCTTGCGCAGCAGGGGTAGGTCCACCGCCTGGCGGACCCTAAGAAGGTCCTCGAGGCTGCCCCCAAAGTAATGGGGCTCGGTGAGGACGCTGATGGCCCTGGCCCCGCCCCGCTGGTAGGCCAGGGAAGCTGCCACGGGATCCAGCGCCCTTATGGCCCCTTCCGAGGGGCTCGACTTCTTCACCTCGGCGATCACGGAAAGCCCTGGCTGAAGCAGGGCCTCCCGGAAGGAGGGCACCGCCTCGGGAGCAGGGGGAAGGGGATAGGGAACCACCTCTTCCGCCCGCCTACGGGCAATCTCCCCTAGCACACCGGGAACCCTACTCAAGTGGGGGCGCATGCCCACGTTATACCATGGCTTCATACGTTGCCTTTTTACGTGTAGGGTAAGGATTGTGCGGGGGGTAGCCTTGGCCTTAGGAGGGGGCGGCGTGCGCGGGTACGCCCACCTGGGGGTGCTGGCGGTTTTGGAGGAGGCCGGAATACCCATCCGAGGCCTTGCGGGAAGCTCCGCCGGGGCCTTGGCGGCCGCCGCCTACGCCTTCGGCCACAAGGATCCCTGGAGGGTTCACGAGGCCATCTTTGACCGGGAGATCGCCGGGCTCCGCCAGGGGGGAAACCTCCGCACCCTGGCCAGGCTCTTCACCGCCTTCCGGCGCCCCCATCTTTTTGAAGCGGAAAGGATCGCCCTGGGGTTACAGCGCCTCTTCGGGGAGGCGCACCTCGAGGCCAGCTCCATCCCCTTAGCCATCCAGGCGGCGGACCTCCTCACGGGGGAACGGGTAATCCTCCGCCAGGGCCCGGTGTGGAAGGCGGTTCTCGCCAGTATAGCCATTCCTGGCCTCTTCCCTCCCGTGCCCTGGGGGGGAAGGCTTTTGGTGGATGGAGACGTGGTGGAAAAGGTGCCGGTGCGAGCGGCCAAGGAGCTTTTCCCCAAGGTGGTGGCCGTGGATGTATCCAACCCTCCACCCAA
The genomic region above belongs to Thermus antranikianii DSM 12462 and contains:
- a CDS encoding patatin-like phospholipase family protein, which translates into the protein MRGVALALGGGGVRGYAHLGVLAVLEEAGIPIRGLAGSSAGALAAAAYAFGHKDPWRVHEAIFDREIAGLRQGGNLRTLARLFTAFRRPHLFEAERIALGLQRLFGEAHLEASSIPLAIQAADLLTGERVILRQGPVWKAVLASIAIPGLFPPVPWGGRLLVDGDVVEKVPVRAAKELFPKVVAVDVSNPPPKEGPKTALEAALLAGEASRRRLKDLALQEADLVIALNPPMAIDTFDHEALPLVYQLGQKRAREHLERIKALSRVRLKDVARALRLSQ
- the trpC gene encoding indole-3-glycerol phosphate synthase TrpC, with the translated sequence MRPHLSRVPGVLGEIARRRAEEVVPYPLPPAPEAVPSFREALLQPGLSVIAEVKKSSPSEGAIRALDPVAASLAYQRGGARAISVLTEPHYFGGSLEDLLRVRQAVDLPLLRKDFVVDPFMLKEARAYGASAVLLIVALLGELTGVYLEEARRIGLDALVEVHTERELELALEAGAEMVGINNRNLTTLQIDLTTAPRLGRLAREAGFGGVLVAESGYSRREELKPLEGLFDAVLIGTSLMKSPDLEEALRALVG